From a single Cnuibacter physcomitrellae genomic region:
- the purN gene encoding phosphoribosylglycinamide formyltransferase, whose amino-acid sequence MLSLVVLISGGGSNLRALLEATSESAFPARVVAVGADNEAEGLGHAEAWSIPSFTVVPSTFESREAWGEELLEQILRWSPDLVVCAGFMRILPPNVVRALSPRLINTHPALLPAFPGAHAVRDALAAGVDTTGVTVHVIDEGVDTGPVIVQRAVPVHPGDTEHELHERIKTVERELLVAAVRDIAEQTVDLEELAAR is encoded by the coding sequence GTGCTGTCGCTCGTGGTCCTCATCTCGGGAGGCGGGTCGAACCTCCGAGCGCTGCTCGAGGCGACGAGCGAGTCCGCCTTTCCCGCACGTGTGGTCGCCGTCGGCGCCGACAACGAGGCCGAGGGGCTCGGTCACGCCGAGGCGTGGTCCATCCCGTCCTTCACCGTGGTGCCGTCGACCTTCGAGTCGCGCGAGGCCTGGGGTGAGGAGCTCCTCGAGCAGATCCTGCGCTGGTCGCCCGATCTGGTCGTGTGCGCGGGGTTCATGCGCATCCTGCCGCCGAACGTCGTGCGGGCGCTGTCGCCGCGCCTCATCAACACCCACCCCGCGCTGCTGCCCGCCTTCCCCGGGGCCCATGCGGTGCGCGACGCGCTCGCGGCCGGGGTCGACACCACCGGCGTGACGGTGCACGTGATCGACGAGGGCGTCGACACGGGCCCGGTCATCGTCCAGCGGGCGGTGCCCGTGCACCCGGGCGACACCGAGCACGAGCTCCACGAGCGCATCAAGACCGTCGAACGCGAGCTGCTGGTGGCCGCCGTTCGAGACATCGCCGAGCAGACCGTCGATCTGGAGGAACTGGCAGCACGATGA
- the sucD gene encoding succinate--CoA ligase subunit alpha: MSIFLNKDSKVIVQGITGGEGTKHTALMLKAGTQIVGGVNARKAGTTVEHEGGVTLPVFGTVKEAIAETGADVSIAFVPPAFAKDAMIEAIDAEIPLLVVITEGIPVQDSAEAWAYAKQKGNKTRIIGPNCPGIITPGESLVGITPANITGKGPIGLVSKSGTLTYQMMYELRDLGFSTAIGIGGDPIIGTTHIDALAAFEADPETKAIVMIGEIGGDAEERAADFIKANVTKPVVGYVAGFTAPEGKTMGHAGAIVSGSAGTAEAKKVALEAAGVKVGKTPSETAALLREVYAAL; the protein is encoded by the coding sequence ATGTCGATCTTCCTCAACAAGGACTCCAAGGTCATCGTCCAGGGCATCACCGGCGGCGAGGGCACCAAGCACACCGCGCTCATGCTCAAGGCGGGCACGCAGATCGTCGGCGGCGTCAACGCCCGCAAGGCCGGCACCACCGTCGAGCACGAGGGCGGCGTGACGCTCCCGGTGTTCGGCACCGTCAAGGAGGCCATCGCCGAGACCGGCGCCGACGTCTCGATCGCGTTCGTGCCCCCGGCCTTCGCCAAGGACGCGATGATCGAGGCCATCGACGCCGAGATCCCGCTCCTCGTCGTCATCACCGAGGGCATCCCGGTGCAGGACTCTGCCGAGGCGTGGGCCTACGCGAAGCAGAAGGGCAACAAGACCCGGATCATCGGCCCGAACTGCCCCGGCATCATCACGCCGGGCGAGTCGCTCGTCGGGATCACCCCCGCCAACATCACCGGCAAGGGACCGATCGGGCTCGTGTCGAAGTCGGGCACGCTGACCTACCAGATGATGTACGAGCTGCGCGACCTGGGCTTCTCCACCGCCATCGGCATCGGCGGCGACCCGATCATCGGCACCACCCACATCGACGCCCTCGCGGCGTTCGAGGCCGACCCGGAGACCAAGGCCATCGTCATGATCGGCGAGATCGGCGGTGACGCCGAGGAGCGTGCCGCCGACTTCATCAAGGCCAACGTGACAAAGCCGGTCGTCGGCTACGTCGCGGGCTTCACCGCGCCCGAGGGCAAGACGATGGGCCACGCGGGCGCCATCGTGTCGGGCAGCGCGGGCACCGCGGAGGCCAAGAAGGTGGCCCTCGAGGCCGCCGGCGTCAAGGTCGGCAAGACGCCGAGCGAGACCGCCGCACTCCTCCGCGAGGTCTACGCCGCGCTCTGA
- a CDS encoding DUF418 domain-containing protein, with product MTTTRALAALDRRIRGLDAARGLALVGMLYAHAMPDGRTETVFDGRSSILFATIAGVSLGLMSGGERRLPPGRRGRVAVSITIRALLLIALGVGLALLDTPLAIILDTYGFLFLVMLPLLFLPWSVAALVGVLAVILGPLAVDALMRLHDDPSSTFGAATRDWAYFPYEWLAGHYPALVWIAYLVIGLLIARAGVRRTRTQIVLVAAGGATAILVYAGAAVLGDPVREHTNTTAEALAGGALAAAVIGLLVWLLDSAPAGMRTVLGWVTYPLRAAGSMPVTLYTAQVVAIALVIASGIAPAGFLAWQSVPLFVTLLLASLAFASLWHILFEQGPLEWIIARLSRQRPWRRERPTPTPAEPE from the coding sequence ATGACCACCACGCGGGCCCTCGCCGCTCTGGACCGCCGCATCCGCGGTCTGGACGCGGCGCGCGGTCTCGCGCTCGTCGGCATGCTGTACGCGCACGCGATGCCCGACGGGCGGACCGAGACGGTGTTCGACGGACGGTCGTCCATCCTCTTCGCCACCATCGCGGGCGTCTCCCTCGGGCTGATGTCCGGCGGGGAGCGTCGCCTACCGCCGGGCCGCCGCGGTCGCGTCGCGGTGTCGATCACGATCCGCGCCCTGCTCCTGATCGCCCTCGGCGTGGGGCTGGCCCTGCTCGACACCCCGCTCGCGATCATCCTCGACACGTACGGCTTCCTGTTCCTGGTGATGCTCCCGCTGCTGTTCCTGCCTTGGTCGGTAGCCGCCCTCGTCGGCGTGCTCGCCGTGATCCTCGGCCCGCTCGCCGTGGACGCGCTGATGCGGCTCCACGACGACCCCTCGTCGACCTTCGGGGCCGCCACGAGGGACTGGGCGTACTTCCCCTACGAGTGGCTGGCCGGGCACTACCCCGCGCTCGTCTGGATCGCCTACCTGGTGATCGGGCTCCTCATCGCCCGAGCAGGGGTGCGCCGCACCCGGACGCAGATCGTGCTCGTGGCCGCCGGCGGCGCCACCGCGATCCTGGTCTACGCCGGCGCCGCCGTCCTCGGCGACCCGGTGCGCGAGCACACGAACACCACGGCCGAGGCGCTGGCGGGCGGAGCGCTCGCGGCTGCCGTGATCGGGCTGCTCGTCTGGCTGCTCGACTCCGCCCCGGCCGGGATGCGCACGGTGCTCGGCTGGGTCACGTACCCGCTGCGCGCGGCCGGGTCGATGCCGGTCACCCTCTACACCGCGCAGGTCGTGGCGATCGCGCTCGTCATCGCGAGCGGCATCGCTCCTGCCGGCTTCCTCGCCTGGCAGAGCGTGCCCCTGTTCGTCACCCTGCTGCTGGCCTCGCTGGCGTTCGCGTCGCTCTGGCACATCCTGTTCGAGCAGGGGCCGCTCGAGTGGATCATCGCGCGGCTGTCGCGTCAGCGCCCCTGGCGACGCGAGCGCCCGACGCCCACCCCGGCCGAGCCGGAGTGA
- a CDS encoding ATP-dependent helicase codes for MTPPSDRIRTDAADSATGPSIVPVIVDPAAGPRAAEGAPDPLLDGLNPPQRAAVEYRGDALLIVAGAGSGKTRVLTHRIASLIRNREAWPSQILAITFTNKAAAEMRERVSHLLGGIAEGMWISTFHSACVRILRREAESFGFTRAFTIYDSADSRALIKRLIKDLQADTYGYTVPQVAARISKLKNELTDAETYARQANYSDPQDAVFSQLYQEYAHALQAANAFDFDDLISQTVYLFRAFPEVADRYRTRFRHILVDEYQDTNHAQYSLIRELTRPPRSNELEGVSSPGNGGASLTVVGDSDQSIYAFRGADIRNIVEFERDFPGAEVVLLEQNYRSTQNILSAANAVISNNFDRKDKNLWTAVGDGAKIVGYTGYSGHDEAQFVADEIAKLHDEGIAYNEMAVFYRTNSQTRALEEIFIRSAVPYRVLGGTKFYERAEIKDAMAYLTSVANPFDALALRRILNTPKRGIGPATETQLAGFAEREQISYREAMRRAPELGLGPKVTKAIVDLATLLDEAAELADPDRPGGPGRVSEVLTLLIERSGYVTTLRASRDPQDEARAENVEELLAVTKEFAVNNPGGTLVDFLTEVSLVAAVDELDDASGTVSMMTLHTAKGLEFDAVFITGVEEDLIPHRMSANEPGGPAEERRLFYVGITRARKRLFLTLAMTRAQFGETSVAMPSRYLQEIPGDLVDWVQSPGGATSRGGTQPRALNAARPGSSRWNDGPVYLPPKPKTEWANRVTGQVRDNGDLELVPGDRIRHTDFGEGRVDQVTGEGAKRVAHVTFESAGRKKLLIKIAPIEKVG; via the coding sequence ATGACACCCCCCTCCGACCGCATCCGAACCGACGCAGCCGACTCGGCGACCGGGCCGAGCATCGTGCCGGTCATCGTCGACCCCGCCGCGGGCCCGCGGGCCGCGGAGGGCGCTCCCGATCCGCTCCTCGACGGGCTGAACCCCCCGCAGCGGGCCGCGGTCGAGTACCGGGGCGACGCCCTGCTCATCGTGGCGGGTGCCGGCAGTGGCAAGACCAGGGTGCTCACGCACCGCATCGCGAGCCTCATCCGCAACCGGGAGGCGTGGCCGAGCCAGATCCTCGCGATCACGTTCACGAACAAGGCGGCCGCCGAGATGCGCGAGCGCGTGTCGCACCTGCTCGGCGGCATCGCGGAGGGCATGTGGATCTCGACGTTCCACTCCGCGTGCGTCCGCATCCTCCGCCGTGAGGCCGAAAGCTTCGGCTTCACCCGCGCGTTCACCATCTACGACTCGGCCGACAGCCGCGCGCTCATCAAGCGGCTGATCAAGGACCTCCAGGCCGACACCTACGGCTACACCGTGCCCCAGGTCGCCGCCCGCATCTCCAAGCTCAAGAACGAGCTGACCGACGCCGAGACCTACGCCCGTCAGGCGAACTACTCCGATCCGCAGGACGCCGTGTTCTCGCAGCTCTACCAGGAGTACGCGCATGCCCTTCAGGCGGCGAACGCCTTCGACTTCGACGACCTGATCAGTCAGACGGTCTACCTCTTCCGGGCGTTCCCGGAGGTCGCCGACCGCTACCGCACACGGTTCCGGCACATCCTCGTCGACGAGTACCAGGACACGAACCACGCCCAGTACTCGCTGATCCGCGAGCTGACACGTCCGCCGCGCTCGAACGAGCTGGAGGGGGTGTCGTCTCCGGGCAACGGTGGCGCCTCGCTCACCGTCGTGGGTGACTCCGACCAGTCGATCTACGCGTTCCGCGGCGCCGACATCCGCAACATCGTCGAGTTCGAGCGCGACTTCCCGGGAGCGGAGGTCGTCCTCCTCGAGCAGAACTACCGGTCGACCCAGAACATCCTGTCGGCGGCCAACGCGGTGATCTCGAACAACTTCGACCGCAAGGACAAGAACCTCTGGACCGCGGTGGGCGACGGCGCGAAGATCGTCGGCTACACCGGGTACTCGGGCCACGACGAGGCGCAGTTCGTCGCCGACGAGATCGCGAAGCTGCACGACGAGGGCATCGCGTACAACGAGATGGCGGTGTTCTACCGCACGAACTCGCAGACCCGAGCGCTGGAGGAGATCTTCATCCGCTCGGCCGTGCCGTACCGGGTGCTCGGGGGCACCAAGTTCTACGAGCGGGCCGAGATCAAGGATGCGATGGCCTATCTCACGAGCGTGGCCAACCCCTTCGACGCCCTCGCGCTGCGGCGCATCCTCAACACGCCCAAGCGCGGCATCGGGCCCGCCACTGAGACCCAGCTCGCCGGCTTCGCCGAGCGCGAGCAGATCTCGTACCGCGAGGCCATGCGCCGGGCGCCGGAGCTCGGCCTGGGTCCGAAGGTCACCAAGGCCATCGTCGACCTCGCCACGCTGCTCGACGAGGCCGCGGAGCTGGCCGATCCCGATCGCCCCGGCGGCCCGGGGCGGGTGAGCGAGGTGCTGACGCTGCTCATCGAGCGCAGCGGGTACGTGACCACGCTGCGCGCCAGTCGCGACCCGCAGGACGAGGCGCGGGCGGAGAACGTCGAGGAGCTCCTGGCGGTGACCAAGGAGTTCGCGGTGAACAACCCGGGCGGCACGCTGGTCGACTTCCTCACCGAGGTGTCGCTGGTCGCGGCCGTCGACGAGCTCGACGACGCCAGCGGAACGGTGTCGATGATGACGCTCCACACGGCCAAGGGCCTCGAGTTCGACGCCGTGTTCATCACGGGCGTCGAGGAGGACCTCATCCCGCACCGCATGTCGGCGAACGAGCCGGGAGGGCCGGCGGAGGAGCGGCGACTGTTCTATGTGGGCATCACGCGTGCCCGCAAGCGGCTCTTCCTGACGCTGGCGATGACCAGGGCCCAGTTCGGCGAGACCTCGGTGGCGATGCCGAGCCGCTACCTGCAGGAGATCCCGGGCGACCTGGTCGACTGGGTCCAGTCGCCGGGCGGCGCCACCTCGCGCGGCGGCACCCAGCCGCGGGCCCTGAACGCCGCGCGGCCCGGATCGTCGCGCTGGAACGACGGTCCCGTCTACCTCCCGCCCAAGCCGAAGACCGAGTGGGCGAACCGGGTCACCGGCCAGGTGCGCGACAACGGCGACCTCGAGCTGGTGCCCGGCGACCGCATCCGCCACACCGACTTCGGCGAGGGCCGGGTCGATCAGGTCACGGGTGAGGGGGCGAAGCGTGTCGCTCATGTGACGTTCGAGTCGGCCGGCCGCAAGAAGCTCCTCATCAAGATCGCGCCGATCGAGAAGGTCGGCTGA
- a CDS encoding glycerophosphodiester phosphodiesterase family protein translates to MSAAVIAHRGASGHRPEHSLAAYLLAAEQGADAVEPDVVLSKDGVPVVRHENEISATTDVASRPEFADRRRSRSVDGRMLTGWFTEDFTWEELSTLRTREPHPALRPDSAAHDGEGTVLRLRDVLGVCDRARPDGSRPGAVVEIKHAAHFEGLGLDVVAAITDELAEAGWAEGGDRLVIESFEPTALRRVAERMPQTRRVLLLESSGVPFDLASAHAAGRGPIPSDTAELLTDAGLDRLSSEFAGISVDKELLVGDGARGADLVGAAHDRGLLVYTWTLRPENAFLEERHRTGRAGGLGDWQAEFADVFATGVDGVFADHPDLALAARRSALA, encoded by the coding sequence GTGTCCGCTGCCGTGATCGCCCATCGGGGCGCCTCGGGCCATCGTCCCGAGCACTCGCTCGCCGCGTACCTGCTCGCCGCGGAGCAGGGCGCGGATGCGGTCGAGCCCGACGTCGTGCTCTCGAAGGACGGCGTGCCCGTCGTGCGGCACGAGAACGAGATCTCCGCGACGACGGACGTCGCGAGCCGGCCGGAGTTCGCCGACCGACGGCGCTCGCGCTCGGTGGACGGGCGGATGCTCACAGGCTGGTTCACCGAGGACTTCACCTGGGAGGAGCTCTCGACGCTCCGGACGAGGGAGCCGCACCCCGCCCTGCGGCCGGACAGCGCCGCGCACGACGGCGAGGGGACCGTCCTACGGCTGCGCGACGTCCTCGGGGTCTGCGACCGCGCGAGGCCCGACGGGAGTCGGCCGGGAGCCGTGGTCGAGATCAAGCACGCGGCGCACTTCGAGGGGCTCGGGCTCGACGTCGTCGCCGCGATCACGGACGAGCTCGCGGAGGCGGGGTGGGCCGAGGGGGGAGATCGGCTGGTGATCGAGTCGTTCGAGCCGACCGCACTCCGTCGGGTGGCCGAGCGGATGCCGCAGACGCGCCGGGTGCTGCTCCTGGAGAGCAGCGGCGTGCCCTTCGACCTGGCCTCGGCCCATGCCGCGGGGCGTGGTCCGATCCCGTCGGACACCGCCGAGCTGCTCACCGATGCCGGGCTCGACCGGCTCTCCTCGGAGTTCGCGGGCATCAGCGTTGACAAGGAGCTGCTCGTGGGCGACGGCGCTCGCGGTGCCGATCTCGTCGGCGCGGCACATGACCGCGGGCTCCTGGTCTACACCTGGACGCTGCGGCCCGAGAACGCCTTCCTGGAGGAACGCCACCGGACCGGGCGGGCGGGCGGGCTCGGGGACTGGCAGGCGGAGTTCGCCGACGTCTTCGCGACGGGCGTGGACGGCGTGTTCGCCGACCACCCCGATCTGGCGCTCGCCGCGAGGCGGTCCGCCCTGGCCTGA
- a CDS encoding DUF418 domain-containing protein — MRQGGPVSSSAPRRRRLLGLDVARGLALFGMVYAHVVPDNGVESIFDGRSAMLFATVSGVSLGLLSGGARRPPRSALPRLARRIAVRGGVLIALGLWFASLATPIATIFDVYGLLFLLAIPLLTLSRRHLALLVVVAALSGPALTGWFAETAAEPASLLHAMTSGEWGGHLGRWLTGHFPVATWSALVIAGLLLARCDLSARSTQAAAIVLGGGSSLLAYSVTASTAETSAAHSNSTWEVLGSGGLAIAIIGALCLALDLAEENGWTAVARLSSPLAAIGSMPLTLYCAHFAVIAVITAPLPLGSDPEQWQSVSLLIAMTALGVAFALLWRRWFRQGPLEWAMSALASPRSSLRARRMDA, encoded by the coding sequence ATCCGACAGGGTGGCCCCGTCTCGTCGTCTGCGCCCAGGAGACGTCGGCTCCTCGGCCTCGACGTCGCACGCGGCCTGGCGCTGTTCGGCATGGTCTACGCCCACGTCGTCCCCGACAACGGGGTCGAGTCGATCTTCGACGGTCGTTCGGCCATGCTCTTCGCCACCGTGTCCGGCGTCTCCCTCGGCCTCCTGTCCGGCGGCGCCCGCCGCCCGCCGCGCTCGGCTTTACCCCGGCTCGCGCGGAGGATCGCCGTCCGAGGCGGTGTGCTCATCGCGCTCGGACTGTGGTTCGCGTCGCTCGCCACGCCGATCGCGACGATCTTCGACGTCTACGGACTGCTCTTCCTCCTCGCCATCCCGCTGCTCACGCTCTCGCGCCGGCACCTGGCGCTGCTCGTCGTCGTGGCCGCCCTGAGCGGGCCCGCCCTCACGGGCTGGTTCGCTGAGACCGCCGCCGAGCCGGCGAGCCTCCTCCACGCCATGACGAGCGGGGAATGGGGCGGTCACCTCGGCCGCTGGCTCACCGGGCACTTCCCCGTCGCGACATGGTCGGCTCTCGTCATCGCCGGGCTGCTCCTGGCCCGGTGCGATCTGAGCGCCCGCAGCACGCAGGCCGCCGCGATCGTGCTGGGTGGCGGTTCCTCCCTGCTGGCCTACTCGGTGACGGCATCGACCGCCGAGACGTCGGCCGCGCACTCCAACTCGACCTGGGAGGTGCTCGGCTCGGGCGGGCTCGCGATCGCGATCATCGGAGCCCTGTGCCTCGCCCTCGACCTCGCCGAGGAGAACGGATGGACCGCGGTCGCCCGCCTGTCGTCTCCGCTCGCCGCCATCGGCTCGATGCCGCTCACCCTCTACTGCGCCCACTTCGCGGTCATCGCGGTCATCACCGCTCCGCTGCCTCTCGGCAGCGATCCCGAGCAGTGGCAGAGCGTGTCCCTCCTGATCGCGATGACCGCGCTCGGCGTGGCGTTCGCCCTGCTCTGGCGTCGCTGGTTCCGCCAGGGTCCGCTGGAATGGGCGATGAGCGCCCTCGCCTCTCCCCGATCCTCCCTCCGGGCCCGCAGGATGGACGCATGA
- a CDS encoding Bax inhibitor-1/YccA family protein, translated as MALDNPAFSRNPVFNGKGKPAQAPTISADGLQEMYDRPAATTAETGRMSYEDTIVKTVLCFVLLLAGAVVTFAAISFGAVGLGLGLTIVGALGAFALGLVNSFKREPSAALILLYSALEGLAIGGISGLFELRWSGIVVQAVLGTLAVFGVVLALFASGKVRASKRATKVFLVALIGYAVFSLVNLVLMWTNVVPDAFGLRSVDVFGIPLGLIIGVFAVVLCAYSLVLDFDFIKRGVESGAPRKFGWTGAFGLVMTLVWLYLEILRIIAIFRN; from the coding sequence ATGGCACTCGACAACCCCGCGTTCTCGCGGAACCCCGTCTTCAACGGCAAGGGGAAGCCGGCGCAGGCGCCGACGATCTCCGCCGACGGGCTCCAGGAGATGTACGACCGCCCGGCGGCGACGACCGCCGAGACCGGCCGCATGAGCTACGAGGACACGATCGTGAAGACGGTCCTGTGCTTCGTGCTGCTCCTGGCGGGTGCTGTCGTCACCTTCGCTGCGATCTCCTTCGGCGCGGTGGGCCTGGGCCTCGGCCTCACCATCGTCGGCGCGCTCGGCGCGTTCGCCCTGGGCCTCGTCAACTCGTTCAAGCGCGAGCCGTCCGCCGCGCTGATCCTGCTCTACTCGGCCCTCGAGGGTCTCGCGATCGGCGGCATCTCCGGTCTGTTCGAGCTCCGCTGGTCGGGCATCGTCGTGCAGGCGGTGCTGGGCACCCTCGCCGTCTTCGGTGTCGTGCTCGCCCTGTTCGCGAGCGGCAAGGTCCGGGCGTCCAAGCGGGCGACGAAGGTGTTCCTCGTGGCCCTGATCGGCTACGCGGTCTTCTCGCTGGTCAACCTCGTCCTGATGTGGACCAATGTCGTCCCCGACGCCTTCGGCCTCCGCAGCGTCGACGTCTTCGGCATCCCGCTCGGCCTCATCATCGGCGTCTTCGCCGTCGTGCTGTGCGCCTACTCGCTGGTCCTCGACTTCGACTTCATCAAGCGCGGCGTCGAGTCGGGCGCCCCGCGCAAGTTCGGCTGGACCGGCGCGTTCGGCCTGGTGATGACGCTGGTGTGGCTGTACCTCGAGATCCTGCGCATCATCGCGATCTTCAGGAACTGA
- the sucC gene encoding ADP-forming succinate--CoA ligase subunit beta, with amino-acid sequence MDLFEYQARDLFESYGVPVLPGIVADTPEEVKAAAEKLGGVTVVKAQVKVGGRGKAGGVKVAKDPAAAEEAAKAILGLDIKGHTVHRVMVAGGARIAQEFYFSVLLDRANRSYLSLTSYEGGMEIEQLAVERPEALARIEVDPLAGIDLETAKAIAVQAKFPEELVEKVAPVFVKLWEVYKGEDATLVEVNPLVLTEEGDIIALDGKVSLDENASFRHPNHEALEDKDAADPLEAKAKANDLNYVKLDGEVGIIGNGAGLVMSTLDVVAYAGERHGGVKPANFLDIGGGASAQVMANGLDVILGDEQVKSVFVNVFGGITACDAVANGIVAALGILGDTATKPLVVRLDGNRVEEGRRILEEAAHPLVTLAATMDDGADKAAELAAAAK; translated from the coding sequence GTGGATCTATTCGAGTACCAGGCCCGGGACCTCTTCGAGAGCTACGGTGTCCCCGTACTGCCCGGCATCGTCGCCGACACGCCTGAAGAGGTGAAGGCCGCCGCCGAGAAGCTCGGCGGCGTGACCGTGGTCAAGGCGCAGGTCAAGGTGGGAGGCCGCGGCAAGGCCGGAGGCGTCAAGGTCGCCAAGGACCCGGCCGCCGCCGAGGAGGCCGCGAAGGCGATCCTCGGTCTCGACATCAAGGGACACACGGTGCACCGCGTGATGGTGGCCGGTGGCGCCCGCATCGCGCAGGAGTTCTACTTCTCGGTGCTCCTCGACCGGGCCAACCGCTCGTACCTCTCGCTGACCAGCTACGAGGGCGGCATGGAGATCGAGCAGCTCGCGGTCGAGCGTCCGGAGGCGCTGGCGCGCATCGAGGTCGACCCCCTGGCCGGCATCGACCTCGAGACGGCGAAGGCGATCGCCGTGCAGGCGAAGTTCCCCGAGGAGCTCGTCGAGAAGGTCGCCCCCGTCTTCGTGAAGCTGTGGGAGGTCTACAAGGGCGAGGACGCGACCCTCGTGGAGGTCAATCCGCTCGTGCTCACCGAGGAGGGCGACATCATCGCCCTCGACGGCAAGGTCAGCCTCGACGAGAACGCCTCCTTCCGTCACCCGAACCACGAGGCGCTCGAGGACAAGGACGCGGCCGACCCGCTGGAGGCCAAGGCCAAGGCGAACGACCTCAACTACGTCAAGCTCGACGGCGAGGTCGGCATCATCGGCAACGGCGCGGGCCTCGTCATGTCGACGCTCGACGTCGTCGCCTACGCCGGCGAGCGCCACGGCGGGGTCAAGCCCGCCAACTTCCTCGACATCGGCGGCGGCGCGTCCGCCCAGGTGATGGCGAACGGTCTCGACGTGATCCTCGGCGACGAGCAGGTCAAGAGCGTCTTCGTCAACGTCTTCGGAGGCATCACCGCCTGCGACGCCGTGGCCAACGGCATCGTCGCCGCCCTCGGCATCCTGGGCGACACCGCCACGAAGCCGCTCGTGGTCCGTCTCGACGGCAACCGCGTGGAGGAAGGCCGCCGCATCCTCGAGGAGGCCGCGCATCCGCTGGTCACCCTCGCGGCGACCATGGACGACGGTGCAGACAAGGCCGCAGAGCTCGCGGCAGCGGCGAAGTAA
- a CDS encoding cell division protein PerM, whose protein sequence is MNRLSTIVLAALDALVAAAIGLGILVVPATLLWAVQFGLALDWTAFWRASADVWLAGHGVDLLITLPSDVALATGLDGAGAPFEVGIALLGFALLTVLLGARSGRRMRAADDPVAGSIAGVVAFGLIATAVSSSARSSEVVPSLLQSALFPAGVYLLGVLIGLAWRRRGAAGPKAPQSRFALVWRTRLDAVDAGDRALVGLALRGGAMAAFGVITVAAVALAIALVAGFSSIVGLYEGLHAQVVGGIALTVGQLALLPNLVVWMASWFLGPGFALGSGSSVSPLGTQLGLLPSVPVFGALPQGDVPLGFAGLLVPVLLAFGVGVVLKPAFDAAVEGTRGRGRWLRFAAVSIALGLVGAVLMALVAIWSGGAAGPGRLADVGPDPSAVFLWSFVEFAVPAALGLLAGASVRRPGTRNGGRDGRGPAAAARSKATGRADTL, encoded by the coding sequence ATGAACCGCCTCTCCACCATCGTCCTCGCCGCCCTCGACGCCCTCGTCGCGGCGGCGATCGGCCTCGGCATCCTCGTGGTCCCCGCGACGCTCCTCTGGGCCGTGCAGTTCGGGCTGGCGCTCGACTGGACGGCCTTCTGGCGCGCGTCGGCCGACGTCTGGCTCGCGGGACACGGCGTCGACCTCCTGATCACGCTCCCCAGCGACGTCGCCCTGGCGACGGGGCTGGACGGGGCAGGAGCGCCCTTCGAGGTCGGGATCGCCCTGCTGGGCTTCGCCCTCCTCACCGTCCTGCTCGGCGCTCGATCGGGCAGGCGGATGCGCGCAGCCGACGACCCGGTGGCCGGATCGATCGCCGGGGTGGTCGCCTTCGGGCTCATCGCGACCGCCGTGTCGTCGAGTGCTCGATCCTCCGAGGTGGTGCCCTCGCTGCTGCAGAGCGCCCTGTTCCCCGCGGGTGTGTACCTCCTCGGGGTGCTGATCGGGCTGGCCTGGCGCAGGCGCGGCGCCGCCGGCCCGAAGGCGCCGCAGTCCCGGTTCGCCCTCGTCTGGCGGACTCGTCTCGACGCCGTGGACGCCGGTGACCGCGCCCTGGTGGGTCTCGCCCTCCGCGGCGGGGCCATGGCGGCGTTCGGAGTGATCACCGTCGCGGCGGTCGCACTCGCGATCGCACTGGTGGCGGGGTTCTCGTCGATCGTCGGTCTCTACGAGGGGCTCCACGCGCAGGTCGTCGGCGGCATCGCCCTGACGGTGGGTCAGCTCGCGCTGCTGCCCAACCTCGTCGTCTGGATGGCGAGCTGGTTCCTCGGCCCGGGGTTCGCCCTCGGGTCCGGGTCGTCGGTGTCCCCGCTCGGCACGCAGCTGGGGCTCCTGCCCTCGGTGCCGGTGTTCGGCGCGCTGCCGCAGGGTGACGTGCCCCTCGGGTTCGCCGGGCTGCTCGTCCCCGTCCTCCTCGCGTTCGGCGTCGGCGTGGTGCTGAAGCCGGCGTTCGACGCCGCCGTCGAAGGGACACGCGGACGCGGTCGATGGCTCCGGTTCGCGGCCGTGTCGATCGCCCTCGGCCTCGTCGGCGCCGTCCTCATGGCGCTCGTCGCGATCTGGTCGGGGGGTGCGGCCGGGCCGGGGCGTCTCGCGGACGTCGGGCCGGACCCGTCCGCCGTGTTCCTGTGGTCGTTCGTCGAGTTCGCCGTCCCCGCGGCGCTCGGCCTCCTGGCCGGGGCCAGCGTCCGCCGCCCGGGCACACGGAACGGCGGCAGGGATGGCCGTGGTCCCGCCGCCGCAGCGCGATCGAAGGCGACCGGCCGGGCCGATACACTGTGA